A stretch of the Papaver somniferum cultivar HN1 chromosome 6, ASM357369v1, whole genome shotgun sequence genome encodes the following:
- the LOC113289526 gene encoding protein ROOT INITIATION DEFECTIVE 3-like, producing MEISKTMEVVMASSKLDAGISCFDIETGAEQLRLKSCASPPHGLISLSERFFVSSQVRESSSSSSGSILHWSRDKPVADVKSFPAEPISPLVSNSDGTYIIGGGCSGNIYLWEVASGRLLKKWNAHYRGVTCLVLSDDESLLISGAEDGCVRVWSLLMIFDDIGRTAATHLYEHNFSEHTLKVTDIVTGHGGCNAIIISSSEDRTCKVWSLSKGKLLRTIDFPSAINAVALDPCEHIFYAGGKDGKMYVVSLTGENTSASKYGMHIVGALSDNSNTAVTCLAFSKSGVLLVSGWEDGRIRIWDTKSKQIVRMLQHSKGQVSNVIVVHRPLNSASQTSMATQSSASKRNASLLPPLDKYVTSTDDNDDFKTVTASQPPLSRVTDALYCSSDVMKSQIKELQQEGSTAASQLELDRLRVECKRSLQMSEQWKKMHGDLHQFCADELVDYGRNGCAK from the exons ATGGAAATTTCCAAAACAATGGAGGTGGTAATGGCATCATCAAAACTAGATGCAGGAATAAGTTGTTTTGATATTGAAACAGGAGCAGAACAACTTCGTCTCAAATCATGTGCTTCTCCTCCTCATGGTCTCATCAGCTTATCTGAACGCTTCTTTGTCTCCTCTCAAGTTCGcgaatcctcctcttcttcttctggttCTATCCTCCACTGGTCCCGGGACAAG CCTGTAGCAGATGTTAAAAGCTTTCCTGCTGAACCAATTAGTCCTCTTGTTTCTAATTCTGACGGCACTTATATCATTGGCGGTGGTTGCTCTGGTAACATTTACCTCTGGGAGGTTGCTAGTGGAAGACTACTCAAGAAGTGGAATGCTCATTATAGAGGTGTAACTTGTTTGGTATTGTCTGATGATGAATCTCTTTTGATTTCCGGGGCTGAGGATGGATGTGTCCGTGTCTGGTCTCTTCTCAT GATATTTGATGATATTGGAAGGACGGCCGCCACACATCTGTATGAACATAACTTTTCTGAACATACTCTAAAGGTGACCGATATTGTTACAGGCCATGGGGGATGCAATGCAATTATTATTTCTTCATCTGAGGACCGTACGTGTAAG GTTTGGAGCTTATCTAAAGGGAAGTTGTTGAGAACAATAGACTTCCCTTCAGCGATTAATGCAGTCGCACTAGACCCCTGTGAACACATATTTTACGCTGGTGGTAAGGATGGCAAGATGTACGTTGTGTCACTTACTGGTGAGAACACCTCTGCGAGCAAGTATGGGATGCATATAGTTGGAGCATTATCTGATAACAG CAATACTGCTGTCACTTGCTTAGCATTTAGCAAAAGTGGAGTCCTATTAGTCTCTGGGTGGGAGGACGGCAGAATTCGGATTTGGGACACAAAAAGCAAGCAAATTGTCCGTATGCTGCAACACTCAAAAG GTCAAGTCAGCAATGTTATTGTCGTCCATCGGCCACTCAATTCGGCCTCTCAGACATCAATGGCAACACAATCATCGGCATCTAAAAGGAACGCATCATTGCTACCACCACTGGATAAATATGTAACCTCAACAGATGACAATGATGACTTTAAGACTGTTACTGCATCTCAACCTCCTCTTTCTAGAGTTACAGACGCTTTATACTGCAGTTCTGATGTGATGAAAAGTCAAATAAAAGAACTCCAG CAAGAGGGTTCGACTGCTGCTTCTCAACTGGAATTGGATAGACTAAGGGTAGAGTGCAAAAGATCTCTGCAGATGTCcgagcaatggaagaagatgcaCGGTGACCTGCATCAGTTCTGCGCAGACGAATTAGTAGATTATGGGCGAAATGGGTGTGCTAAATAA
- the LOC113291574 gene encoding transcription factor HEC2-like, with product MDVDFLKSATEEQTMEMMMMMMQMEKLPTDYPGPHHQHEGTDSQSMEFSGSSIDSLTHHSYDDNPHQSSSLALVNHHHHHANPSTLSFIGNNSSVHHQEQVNMSSAMVAGNNKYSSGHHAGELSGANANGAFSNKRSSMAAMREMIFRIAAMQPIHIDPESVKPPKRKNVKISKDPQSVAARHRRERISERIRILQRLVPGGTKMDTASMLDEAIHYMKFLKTQVQSLEKVATNNINTSTGTTGSPPLGFGANYSSLAKAYQYLPTQHQIMFNPNNTHHQMLN from the coding sequence ATGGATGTGGACTTTCTGAAGTCTGCAACAGAAGAGCAAACAAtggaaatgatgatgatgatgatgcaaaTGGAAAAGCTCCCAACAGATTACCCAGGACCCCATCATCAACACGAAGGAACTGATTCCCAGTCCATGGAGTTCTCTGGAAGTAGCATTGATTCATTAACACATCACAGTTATGACGACAACCCACACCAATCTTCATCACTTGCATTGGTTAATCATCACCACCATCATGCTAATCCTTCCACATTATCATTTATCGGCAATAATTCATCAGTTCATCATCAAGAACAAGTTAACATGTCTAGTGCTATGGTAGCTGGGAATAACAAATACTCCTCAGGTCATCATGCAGGTGAATTATCTGGTGCTAATGCGAATGGTGCATTTTCGAATAAAAGAAGTTCAATGGCAGCAATGCGAGAAATGATATTCCGGATAGCAGCAATGCAACCAATTCATATTGATCCGGAGTCGGTTAAACCACCGAAGAGAAAGAACGTAAAGATATCTAAAGACCCACAAAGCGTAGCGGCAAGACATCGCAGGGAAAGGATAAGTGAGAGGATAAGGATACTTCAAAGACTTGTTCCAGGAGGAACTAAAATGGACACTGCTTCAATGTTAGATGAAGCAATTCATTACATGAAGTTCTTGAAAACACAAGTTCAATCTTTGGAGAAAGTTGCTACGAACAATATCAACACTAGTACAGGAACTACTGGATCACCACCGCTTGGATTTGGTGCAAATTATTCTTCATTGGCAAAAGCTTACCAATATTTACCTACTCAGCATCAAATAATGTTCAACCCTAATAATACTCATCATCAAATGCTTAACTGA
- the LOC113286245 gene encoding uncharacterized protein LOC113286245 isoform X3 — MGTPDNDHPSDSSEKRFEVNKPRVSAHEEVLNKIDPLFREAGQIIRGMPLSHLRIVQTHAQAFMASVNMEEKWRHNEVSQCVKDCQPNETSQQPSARAERFAARLKRRRVEHKIPPGGGKFDYPVHNGIIILDSDVDEPEYPQEVVGAVSEGDVCAAREKENKTAYGEDEATEDAVEASTREDAEVVEEDAEAFVGEDAEASAGAGFGEDASTEDAEVAAGTASGGDVCCRRGCCIRCLKEP; from the coding sequence ATGGGAACTCCTGACAATGATCATCCTTCCGATTCTTCGGAGAAAAGATTTGAAGTTAACAAACCCAGGGTTTCTGCACATGAAGAAGTATTGAACAAAATTGATCCTTTGTTTCGTGAAGCCGGCCAGATCATACGAGGTATGCCTCTCTCTCATCTACGTATTGTTCAGACGCATGCTCAAGCTTTCATGGCTTCGGTCAATATGGAAGAAAAGTGGAGACATAATGAAGTGTCCCAGTGTGTTAAGGACTGTCAACCTAATGAAACATCTCAACAACCTAGTGCCAGGGCCGAAAGGTTCGCCGCTCGACTGAAACGGCGTAGGGTCGAACATAAGATACCTCCAGGCGGGGGTAAATTTGATTACCCTGTTCATAATGGTATCATAATCCTTGACTCTGATGTTGACGAACCGGAGTATCCTCAAGAAGTTGTTGGTGCAGTTTCTGAGGGAGACGTCTGTGCGGCCCGCGAGAAGGAAAACAAGACAGCTTATGGAGAGGATGAAGCAACTGAGGATGCTGTTGAAGCATCCACTAGAGAAGACGCTGAGGTCGTTGAAGAGGACGCTGAGGCATTTGTCGGAGAGGATGCCGAAGCAAGCGCTGGAGCAGGCTTTGGAGAGGATGCATCAACTGAGGATGCTGAGGTAGCCGCTGGAACAGCTTCCGGAGGTGATGTCTGCTGCCGTAGAGGATGTTGTATAAGGTGTTTAAAGGAACCCTAA
- the LOC113286245 gene encoding uncharacterized protein LOC113286245 isoform X2 — MASMEDLMIWYIMGTPDNDHPSDSSEKRFEVNKPRVSAHEEVLNKIDPLFREAGQIIRGMPLSHLRIVQTHAQAFMASVNMEEKWRHNEVSQCVKDCQPNETSQQPSARAERFAARLKRRRVEHKIPPGGGKFDYPVHNGIIILDSDVDEPEYPQEVVGAVSEGDVCAAREKENKTAYGEDEATEDAVEASTREDAEVVEEDAEAFVGEDAEASAGAGFGEDASTEDAEVAAGTASGGDVCCRRGCCIRCLKEP; from the exons ATGGCTTCTATGGAGGATCTGATGATTTG GTATATAATGGGAACTCCTGACAATGATCATCCTTCCGATTCTTCGGAGAAAAGATTTGAAGTTAACAAACCCAGGGTTTCTGCACATGAAGAAGTATTGAACAAAATTGATCCTTTGTTTCGTGAAGCCGGCCAGATCATACGAGGTATGCCTCTCTCTCATCTACGTATTGTTCAGACGCATGCTCAAGCTTTCATGGCTTCGGTCAATATGGAAGAAAAGTGGAGACATAATGAAGTGTCCCAGTGTGTTAAGGACTGTCAACCTAATGAAACATCTCAACAACCTAGTGCCAGGGCCGAAAGGTTCGCCGCTCGACTGAAACGGCGTAGGGTCGAACATAAGATACCTCCAGGCGGGGGTAAATTTGATTACCCTGTTCATAATGGTATCATAATCCTTGACTCTGATGTTGACGAACCGGAGTATCCTCAAGAAGTTGTTGGTGCAGTTTCTGAGGGAGACGTCTGTGCGGCCCGCGAGAAGGAAAACAAGACAGCTTATGGAGAGGATGAAGCAACTGAGGATGCTGTTGAAGCATCCACTAGAGAAGACGCTGAGGTCGTTGAAGAGGACGCTGAGGCATTTGTCGGAGAGGATGCCGAAGCAAGCGCTGGAGCAGGCTTTGGAGAGGATGCATCAACTGAGGATGCTGAGGTAGCCGCTGGAACAGCTTCCGGAGGTGATGTCTGCTGCCGTAGAGGATGTTGTATAAGGTGTTTAAAGGAACCCTAA
- the LOC113286245 gene encoding uncharacterized protein LOC113286245 isoform X1 — MISYQCPSIWIPHLRKVSNFRYIMGTPDNDHPSDSSEKRFEVNKPRVSAHEEVLNKIDPLFREAGQIIRGMPLSHLRIVQTHAQAFMASVNMEEKWRHNEVSQCVKDCQPNETSQQPSARAERFAARLKRRRVEHKIPPGGGKFDYPVHNGIIILDSDVDEPEYPQEVVGAVSEGDVCAAREKENKTAYGEDEATEDAVEASTREDAEVVEEDAEAFVGEDAEASAGAGFGEDASTEDAEVAAGTASGGDVCCRRGCCIRCLKEP; from the exons ATGATTTCTTACCAGTGCCCTTCAATTTGGATTCCCCATCTGCGCAAGGTGTCAAATTTCAG GTATATAATGGGAACTCCTGACAATGATCATCCTTCCGATTCTTCGGAGAAAAGATTTGAAGTTAACAAACCCAGGGTTTCTGCACATGAAGAAGTATTGAACAAAATTGATCCTTTGTTTCGTGAAGCCGGCCAGATCATACGAGGTATGCCTCTCTCTCATCTACGTATTGTTCAGACGCATGCTCAAGCTTTCATGGCTTCGGTCAATATGGAAGAAAAGTGGAGACATAATGAAGTGTCCCAGTGTGTTAAGGACTGTCAACCTAATGAAACATCTCAACAACCTAGTGCCAGGGCCGAAAGGTTCGCCGCTCGACTGAAACGGCGTAGGGTCGAACATAAGATACCTCCAGGCGGGGGTAAATTTGATTACCCTGTTCATAATGGTATCATAATCCTTGACTCTGATGTTGACGAACCGGAGTATCCTCAAGAAGTTGTTGGTGCAGTTTCTGAGGGAGACGTCTGTGCGGCCCGCGAGAAGGAAAACAAGACAGCTTATGGAGAGGATGAAGCAACTGAGGATGCTGTTGAAGCATCCACTAGAGAAGACGCTGAGGTCGTTGAAGAGGACGCTGAGGCATTTGTCGGAGAGGATGCCGAAGCAAGCGCTGGAGCAGGCTTTGGAGAGGATGCATCAACTGAGGATGCTGAGGTAGCCGCTGGAACAGCTTCCGGAGGTGATGTCTGCTGCCGTAGAGGATGTTGTATAAGGTGTTTAAAGGAACCCTAA